The genomic stretch TTTGATCGTGCTGATAATGATGGGTTGCCACAACAGCTGCATCATGCGGAAAAAATTGAAATTCGCTAAGCATTTGTTCCGGAAAAGCGGTGATCAGCTGATCCGCTTTTGGAAAAAGAGAGGATGTACAATAAGCGGGCCGCCAATCCGTCACGATAACAGAAAACCCTGTGTCAGCCGCCAAATTGGCCAGCGGTACATTATCCGGTCCCGCCCCAAACAGAATGAGACGCGGCTTCGGTTCAATTCGCTGAATAAACATGTTAGTGGTTTGATCGAAATGCGGTAAATGAAGCGTTGAAACAGTACGTTGAATATCTTGCAGAGGCGCGTCCGGCCAGTTCCCAAAATGTCCGTTCTCCGTCAGAAATAAATAATGGGAGGATTCAATCTTTATAACGGAAGTGACAGCTTTGCCTGAATGAAGGCAGTCCCTCACTTTCTCATAGTGCCGCCTTTTTTCCTGAGTGATTCGCTCTGCATGAACATGAATAATGCCATTGCACCCGGCTCCCATGCCCCAAGAAAGATCGTCCTCCGACCGCATGTCGTAGGGAATCAGCGTTGATGTGAGCTGATCGCCCAGCGCACTGATTCTTTGGAATACATCTTCTTCCACACACCCGCCGCTCAGCAAGCCAATCCGTCTGCCTTTTTTCTTAAAGAGCATAGAGGCGCCTGCTTTTCGATACGCGGAGCCTTCAACTTGAACAATTGTCGCCAGTACAGCCTCCTCCTGGTCTTCCAGGAGCGCATCTAACATCGTGTGAAAATTCCCCAATGCCGCATCCTCCTCTCGAAAATTGCCGTGAGAAACAACTAGTTCAGCGTGATTTTATAGGTAACTTGTATAAAGAATAGACGATGGAAGAAAAAATGACTCATGATTTGTCAGAAAATGAAACACATAGAAAGAGGATTTGTAAAAAGAGTCAAACGAAGAAAATCAGATTGGAGAAAACACGAAATCATATCGTTAAAAAGCTTGCGGAGTTCCGCAAGCTTTTCTTTACACCGCTGCCTGGCGGCCAGCGTTTTCATACACATCCAGCGCTGCTTGGAGCGCTTTTCCTGCTTCGATTCCTGCGTTATGTCTGAGAAGCACAGCCTCTAACCCGGCAAGCACGAATAGCACGTTTTCTTTTCTGCAGCTGTACCCCATCGTGCCGATCCTCCAGATCTTCCCTGCAAGCGGGCCGAATGAGCTGGCGATTTCAATGCCGAATTGTGCCAGCAGCATGTCACGGACAGACTCGCCGTCAATGCCGCCGGGAATTTCGACACAGGTGACAACAGGCATTTTGCAGCTGTCATCTCCAAACAATCTTAGCCCCATTGCCTTTATCCCTGCTGCTAATGCGGCTTCATGGTGCCGATGCCGCTCGAAACGCGTCTCAAGACCTTCTTCAAGCACCAGTCTGACTCCCTCACGTAAGGCGTACAGCATCGTCGTCGCTTCTGTATGATGATTGAGCCGTCTTTCGCTCCAATAATCCTCAAGCTGGCTCAAATCAAAGTAGTTGCTTGTAATTGGCCGATTTCCCGAAAGTGCTGCCCTGTCAGCTTGTGTCGCAATCCCGCGTTCCACCTTTTTGCGAGCTGCAATCACGTCCGCCACCCGCTCATTATATGTAATCGGCGCCATTCCTGAAGGCACAGACAAACATTTTTGCGTTCCGCCGATGGCAGCGTCAATCTTCCATTCATCGACTTTAACCTCGCAGCCCCCAATCGTTGCGACTGCATCGACGATAAACAATGCATCCTCGGTGCGGCAGGCTTCGCCGATGGCTTTCAGCGGGTGAATCCGTCCTGTCGATGTTTCTCCATGCACCATGGCCACAATTTTCGGCTTCACTTTTTTTATCTCCCGTATGATGTCCTCCGGGTCAAAAACCGTTCCCCATTCGCACTCCAGCATATGAACATTTGCCCCATATCGCTCGGCGATTTCAGTCAGCAAATAACCGAAACGGCCGTAAATGGGAATGAGCACATCATCTTCCGGCTCTATCACACTAGCCAGCACTGCTTCAATTCCCGCCCGTGAAGTGCCGTCAATCGGGTATGCCCAGCGGTTTTTTGTTTGGAACAGCTCCCGAAGCATCTCCATCGTTTCATTCATAATACCTGTAAACGCCGGATCAAATTGGCCGACAACCGGGGTGCTCATTACTCTTAATACACGCGGATCAACCTCAACAGGCCCCGGTGTCATAATCGTTCTTAACGGGGTGCATAATTCTCTTCTGCCTGACACAGCCATTCCTCCTTTATCAGTAAGCCAGTTTGTATAATAAATCAGTCAGTGCGCGGACGCCGATCTCAAGCTGTCTGGCTGACGTATATTCCTTCGGTGAGTGGCTGACGCCGCCTCGGCTCGGCACAAACAGCATACAAGCAGGATAGCGCCTTCCGATCATTTGCGCGTCATGCCCTGCTCCGCTCACCATTTCCTCACAGCTGAAGCCGTTTTCTAATGCTGTTTCAAAAGCCGCAGCCTTCAGCCTTTCGTCCATCGGCACAGGCTCTATCCGCATATATTCATCAATCACAGCGCGAATTCCTTTTTGTAGGCAAATGCCGTTGATCAAAGCAACCATGTCTTGATGAAACTGTTCCAGCACATGCTGATGCTGATGGCGAATATCGATTGAAAACTGGACGCGGCCCGGTATGACATTGGCTACATTGGGCTCTGCCGTTATTTTTCCGCATGTCAGACGGAGCTCATCCGGCAGCTCATCCGACCGCAGCAGCAGCTCATGAATGATACGGCTGCTGGCTGCGAGCGGGTCCTTGCGCCATTTCATGGAGGTGGTTCCTGCGTGATTGCATTCTCCTTCGAGCGTGACGAGATATCGTCTCTGCCCCGCAATACTTGTCACGATGCCGAGATCCCGGCCTGACATTTCCAACGTCTTCCCCTGTTCAATATGCAGCTCAACAAACGCGCTGATATCTGTCCTATATGCTGACTGAAACACACCTTTGCCAAAACCGCTCTCATGCATCGCTGTTTGGAGGGAGACTCCCGACTCGTCTCTTGGCTCTTTTGCATCTTGTTCTGAAAAAACACCCGTCATATTCCCCGACCCCCAATAGGTCATTGGAAAACGGCTGCCTTCCTCCTCACATAAGGAGACCGCCTCGAGCGTTTTTTTTGGCGCTCCGTATGTTTCCTTGAGCTGCTTTAACGCGAGCATTGCCGCCAGAACGCCATAGGCGCCGTCGTATTTTCCTCCATTGATGACAGTATCGATATGTGAACCGGTTACAATGACTTCATCCGGAGACTGGGTGCCCGAAAGCCTTCCAAACACATTGCCGACATCGTCGAATCTTGTTTCAAGCCCGAAAGAAGACATTTCCGTTTTCACAGCAAGCTGTGCGTCCATCCACTCTTTTGTGTATAAAAGCCTCGTTACGCCGCCATCCGCAGACGCACCGTATTGGGCGAGCCATTCAATATAATCTGTGATGCTGTTTTTTACTGAAAGCTTCTGCTTTTCCATGTACTCCCCCCTCTGGCCGCTATGGTGACTTCATTATAGAAGGAGCAACATGATAGTTCATTGACAGATTAACCAAAAAAACGTTTATTTTTTAGCCACAGTATCCATCCAGCAACCAGATACACCCTACATGTCACAACTATTTTGATGTAAAGGTCAAAAGAAAACACGGTAAGGAAGAGAGCCAGCAAGAGCGAAAGAGAGGGTCAAAATGCCTTTCATATGAACAAGCTAAGCTGGAGAGGCGATGTTCGCGGAACGGATGAAAACAGAAATGCCGGCAGCCCGCAAAAACAGGACCTAAAGATATGGAAACAGGAGATTTCCGCCTCCTCCAAAGGGACTAATTTACAATTTTAATGAAAAATATACAAAATGACACTTCTATCCTTTATTTCAATTTTAGATAATAGATATGATCTGATAAAAGGAGGGCAAGTGATGACAAAAAAAGCATGGTTTCTGCCGCTCGTCTGTGTATTACTGATTTCCGGATGGCTTGCGCCAGCAGCTTCAGCAAGCGCGCAAACCACATTAAGCCTTAATGACCGATTGGCGTCTTCCCCTTCAGGAACGGGAAGCCTTCTCTCATTAGCCGCCCCCGCTGCACCCTATGCTGACACAGATACCTATTATGAAGGGGCTGAAGGTAAAACAGGAGACTCGCTAAAAAGCACCCTGCACCGTATTATCAGCGGACACACGATGCTGTCCTACAGCGAAGTGTGGAACGCGCTGAAAGAAACGGATGAAGACCCAAGAAATCCGAATAACGTCATCCTGCTCTATACGAATGAATCGCGTTCCAAAAACCTGAACGGCGGCAATGTCGGCGATTGGAACCGCGAGCATGTCTGGGCGAAATCCCATGGCGATTTTGGTACGAGCAAGGGACCTGGTACTGATATTCATCATTTGCGCCCGGCTGATGTTCAAGTTAACAGCGCCAGAGGAAATATGGATTTTGACAATGGCGGCACTGAATATGCGAAGGCACCCGGAAATTATTATGACGGCGATTCATGGGAGCCCCGCGATGATGTGAAAGGCGATGTTGCCCGCATGCTGTTTTACATGGCTGTCCGTTACGAGGGTGATGACGGCTATCCTGATCTTGAGCTTAATGATAAGACAGGCAACGGCTCAGCTCCTTATCATGGCAAACAATCTGTCCTGCTCGAATGGAATAAGCAGGATCCGGTTGACGACCGCGAGCGGAAAAGAAATGAAATCATTTATGAAAAATATCAGCACAACCGCAATCCATTTATCGACCACCCTGAATGGGCGGATGAGATTTGGCCGTAAGAAAAAGGTGCTCCTTTTGAGGAGCACCTTTTTCTAATACACAGCCTCTTCCGTTTCCGCATCGAAAAAGACGACGTGGTCCATTTTCACTGAGAGCTGGATTGAATCGCCTGCATCGATTCGCGTGTTTCCGTCCAGGCGGACCTTGAGCCGCTCGTCCCCAGCCATGACATGCACTATGAGCTCCGAGCCCAGATTTTCATTCACTTCCACGTTCGCTTGAAACACTGAATCAAACAACTGGTCATTTCCTGTCATTTGTGTGATGTGCTCCGGCCGTACACCGGCAATCATCTGTTCTCCGGCATATCCCTTTTCCTTCAGCCGCTTTGCTTTTTCTTCAGGAATATGAAGCCGGATCGAAGAATTTGTGAAAAACAGCTCGCCATGCTGCTGTTCTATGATGCCTTTCAAAAAGTTCATTCCGGGAGAGCCAATGAAGCCTGCGACAAACAAATTGGCCGGGTAATGATAAATGTCATGAGGTTTCGCCACTTGCTGAATTTCCCCTTCATTCATGACGACAATCCGATCTCCCATTGTCATTGCTTCGGTCTGGTCATGCGTGACATAAATGATCGTTGCCTCTAATCGCTGGTGCAGCTTGCTGATTTCTGTCCGCATCGTCACTCTTAGTTTTGCATCCAGATTAGAAAGCGGCTCGTCCATTAAAAAGACCTTCGGCTCCCTCACAATCGACCTGCCAAGCGCCACCCTTTGCCGCTGCCCGCCGGAGAGCGCCTTCGGTTTTCTCTTCAGCAAATGTTCAATTTCTAAAATTCTGGCTGCCGCATGAACCCGCTCGGCAATTTCCTGTTTCGCCATCTTTCTGAGCTTTAATCCAAACGCCATATTATCAAAAACCGTCATATGCGGATAAAGCGCATAGTTCTGGAATACCATCGCAATATCACGTTCTTTCGGCGGAAGATCATTGACCCGCTCCCCATCAATAAGAAGATTTCCTTCAGAAATGCTTTCTAATCCAGCCACCATCCGCAGCGTTGTTGATTTTCCGCATCCTGACGGCCCCACCAGCACCAAAAGCTCCTTATCCTTTACATCTAAATCAAAGTCCTTCACGGTTAATTGTGAGTGATATGATTTTTTGACGTGTTCAAATGTTAATGAAGCCATCAGAAAAGTCCCCCTATCTTTTGACCCGTTATTTCGTCACTGGAAACAACTTGGTCTTTCTGTTATTTTTAGAGTAATCGATTCCCATTTTTGCTATATTTCTAAAATAAAAAATGTAAATTTGTATTATAACGTCATAATACATTATAATATAAATAATAGGTTAAAAGGAGGCTACCCTTTGTTAAACAACGGAAGTTCTACACCTTTATACATTCAGCTAAAACAAATCATCACTGATGACATCAAAAAGGGCGTGTATTCCCCAACCGCCAAGCTGCCTACCGAAAACGAGCTTTGCACCAAGTATAACGTCAGCCGCATCACCGTCAGGAAAGCCATTCTCGATTTAGTCGAAGAAGGCTATCTGATCAGGCAGCAGGGAAAGGGAACGTTCGTTAAAAGCCCTAAATTAAAACGAGAGCTGATCGCTGTAAACGGCTACTCGGAATTTATGGAATCAACCGGCAAAAAACCGAAGCATCATGTGCTGTCCCATGACATCATTCCAGCGTCAAAACCCATCGCCGAAAAGCTTCAAATCCAACCCGAGAGCCCTGTGGTTGAATTAAAACGGATTTTATATAATGATGATCAGCCTCTCACCTTTGAAGTGACGCATTATCCGCTTGATTTGTTTCCCGGCATTGATACCTTTATTGCTGACGGCGTCTCCATGCATGATATTTTGAAACAGCAATACAAAGTTGTACCCACGCACAATACGAAGCTATTAAACGTTGTATATGCCCAACAGGAGGAAAGCAAATACCTGGATTGTGATATCGGGGATGCGCTGTTTGAAATTGATAAAACGGCTTTTACATCAAACGACCAGCCAATCTATTGCTCATTGTTTTTGATGCACACAAACCGTGTCACTTTTACCATCAACAGCCCCTACACATAACAGGCATAAAAAACGAGACACTGCTTATAGTATTCTCGTTTTTTCACTGCTTCCCCCGTCCTCCAAGCGATAAGGATAGCCATAGCCGAAAGCTCCGTACACACCGCAAGTTTTCGCAGCCGTTTCAGCAGCCTGGCGCAAAGCATACGTTATATCCTGCTTCACGCAAAAGGCAGTCAAAAAGCCTGCTATAAAAGAATCTCCCGCTCCAAGTGTATCTATTATATCAGCTTCCACAATCGGCTGATGATAGACTCGATCACCCGCAGACAGGATTGCTCCTTGGCCCCCTCGGGTCATACAAACCATTTTGGCTCCGTACCCATGAGCTGTTTTGGCAAGCTCACCGCATTCCGACTCACTCAAATCGCTTCCTGAAAAAAACGCATACGTCACATAAGGACAGACCCTCCTCAAATAATCATCCTCCCGATTGGTTGAAAAATCAAATGAGACCGGGACCAGCCCGCACAGCTGCGGAAGATCGTTCTCAAGCCTGCTGTACACGCTCGTATGCAGCAGATCATGCCCGCTGATAAAAGATACATCTTTCTCCTGAAACGCGAGGCGAAGCCGGGACTGAATGCCGCCTTTATTTGATCTGACAAAAATGCGGTCCCCCTGTTCATCAAGGGTGACAATCGCCATCCCGTTTTCTCCGTGCGCCTGGCGGATATAATCTGCATTGACCTGCTCCAGCTTGAGAACGTTCAACAGATGCGCCGCGGCTTCGTCATTGCCGACGATTCCGATATAGGAAGACTCATGCCCGAGCCGCTTGGCAAGCACAGCAACGTTTAAGGCATTTCCTCCCGGGTAAAATGTTTCTTGATCCTGGTAGTAATCTACAACATTATCTCCAACCGCAATCAATTTCATAGCGCTTCCTCCTTTATCCTTTTACACTGCCGCTTGCAATCCCGCGGACAAAATATTTCTGCATCAATAAAAATAGAATAATAATCGGCGCGGCTGAAATCGTTAACCCCGCCAGCAGGACGCCCCAGTCTGTCTGCAGCGCGTCTCTGAACTGCATCAGCCCGGCTGGAATGGTCCGTAAATTCTCATCATCTATGAAAATAATCGCAAACATAAACTCATTCCATGTATGGTAAGCCGTCAAAATGCCGGATGTCACCAAAATCGGCACGCTCATTGGTAAGAAAATTCTGAAAAATACTCCAAAACTTGTACACCCATCCAAATAGGCCGCCTCCTCCAATTCTTTTGAAATAGAAAGAAAATAAGAGCGGATCAAAATGATGGTGAATGGGATCCGATAAGCCGCATACGGCAAGATTAACGCCCAATACGTATTGTACAGGCCCAGCGACTGAATAATAGAATAAAGCGGCACAAGACTGACCTGCGGCGTCAGCATCAATCCGCCAAGACATAGCACCAAAAAGAATCCTTTTCCTTTAAACTCAAACCGGGAAAGGCCATACGCTGCCCATGCACTGATAAAGACAGTGATCACACACGTCAGCGCCGTAACGATGACACTGTTCATAAAATAAGAAGAAATCCCCTGATTCCAGGCGGAAACAAAATTTTCCGGATGCCACGAAGACGGCAGCGACCAGCTGTGCTCAAAAATATCGTCAGAGTTTTTAAAGGCGCTCATCACCATCCAGAGAAGCGGATAGGCAATCGCAATCAGATAAAGAAACAGAAAAACCCACACAGACGTTTCTCCGATATACCATTTTCGTCTAGGCTTATCTTTCACCTCAATGTGCTGGTCAGGCACCGGCTCCAATCTGAACGAATCTGTCTTCTTCTGAGGCAGCATCAGTTACTCCTCCTTTCCGGTTTTAAAGAACTTCATTTGCATGAGCGATAATGCAAGCGTAATGATTAACACGACAGTGGCAATCGCTGAGGCGTAGCCCATCATATCCTTTGTAAAGGCGCTTTTATATAAAAACGTGCTCAAGACTTCTGACGCTTTTCCCGGCCCGCCGCCTGTCAAAATGTACGGCTCATTAAAGACCGTAAAGGCTCCGGTCAGCGTCATGACCACCGCAACAAAAGACATCTCTTTCGTCTGGGGAACAGTAATATGAAAAAACTGCTGAATTTTACCCGCGCCGTCAAGCCGGGCCGCTTCATACAGTTCATCCGGTATTTTTT from Bacillus subtilis subsp. subtilis str. 168 encodes the following:
- the bsnA gene encoding extracellular ribonuclease (Evidence 1a: Function from experimental evidences in the studied strain; PubMedId: 1396690, 12490701, 12883447, 16291680, 25844442; Product type e: enzyme), which codes for MTKKAWFLPLVCVLLISGWLAPAASASAQTTLSLNDRLASSPSGTGSLLSLAAPAAPYADTDTYYEGAEGKTGDSLKSTLHRIISGHTMLSYSEVWNALKETDEDPRNPNNVILLYTNESRSKNLNGGNVGDWNREHVWAKSHGDFGTSKGPGTDIHHLRPADVQVNSARGNMDFDNGGTEYAKAPGNYYDGDSWEPRDDVKGDVARMLFYMAVRYEGDDGYPDLELNDKTGNGSAPYHGKQSVLLEWNKQDPVDDRERKRNEIIYEKYQHNRNPFIDHPEWADEIWP
- the pucA gene encoding xanthine dehydrogenase molybdopterin recruitment factor (Evidence 1a: Function from experimental evidences in the studied strain; PubMedId: 10217763, 11344136, 12029039; Product type f: factor), which produces MGNFHTMLDALLEDQEEAVLATIVQVEGSAYRKAGASMLFKKKGRRIGLLSGGCVEEDVFQRISALGDQLTSTLIPYDMRSEDDLSWGMGAGCNGIIHVHAERITQEKRRHYEKVRDCLHSGKAVTSVIKIESSHYLFLTENGHFGNWPDAPLQDIQRTVSTLHLPHFDQTTNMFIQRIEPKPRLILFGAGPDNVPLANLAADTGFSVIVTDWRPAYCTSSLFPKADQLITAFPEQMLSEFQFFPHDAAVVATHHYQHDQTIINFLFSQNLHYIGLLGSANRTKRLLSGKHPPSHFYSPVGLKIGAEGPEEIAVSVVAEIIQTRKRVAVV
- the pucG gene encoding (S)-ureidoglycine-glyoxylate aminotransferase (PLP-dependent) (Evidence 1a: Function from experimental evidences in the studied strain; PubMedId: 11344136, 20852637, 28032445; Product type e: enzyme), translated to MSGRRELCTPLRTIMTPGPVEVDPRVLRVMSTPVVGQFDPAFTGIMNETMEMLRELFQTKNRWAYPIDGTSRAGIEAVLASVIEPEDDVLIPIYGRFGYLLTEIAERYGANVHMLECEWGTVFDPEDIIREIKKVKPKIVAMVHGETSTGRIHPLKAIGEACRTEDALFIVDAVATIGGCEVKVDEWKIDAAIGGTQKCLSVPSGMAPITYNERVADVIAARKKVERGIATQADRAALSGNRPITSNYFDLSQLEDYWSERRLNHHTEATTMLYALREGVRLVLEEGLETRFERHRHHEAALAAGIKAMGLRLFGDDSCKMPVVTCVEIPGGIDGESVRDMLLAQFGIEIASSFGPLAGKIWRIGTMGYSCRKENVLFVLAGLEAVLLRHNAGIEAGKALQAALDVYENAGRQAAV
- the frlP gene encoding fructose-amino acid ABC transporter (ATP-binding subunit) (Evidence 1a: Function from experimental evidences in the studied strain; PubMedId: 23175651, 27501980; Product type t: transporter), with amino-acid sequence MASLTFEHVKKSYHSQLTVKDFDLDVKDKELLVLVGPSGCGKSTTLRMVAGLESISEGNLLIDGERVNDLPPKERDIAMVFQNYALYPHMTVFDNMAFGLKLRKMAKQEIAERVHAAARILEIEHLLKRKPKALSGGQRQRVALGRSIVREPKVFLMDEPLSNLDAKLRVTMRTEISKLHQRLEATIIYVTHDQTEAMTMGDRIVVMNEGEIQQVAKPHDIYHYPANLFVAGFIGSPGMNFLKGIIEQQHGELFFTNSSIRLHIPEEKAKRLKEKGYAGEQMIAGVRPEHITQMTGNDQLFDSVFQANVEVNENLGSELIVHVMAGDERLKVRLDGNTRIDAGDSIQLSVKMDHVVFFDAETEEAVY
- the frlD gene encoding fructoselysine kinase (Evidence 1b: Function from experimental evidences in the studied species; PubMedId: 14641112, 15556630, 16153181, 21347729, 21398478, 22720735; Product type e : enzyme), with amino-acid sequence MKLIAVGDNVVDYYQDQETFYPGGNALNVAVLAKRLGHESSYIGIVGNDEAAAHLLNVLKLEQVNADYIRQAHGENGMAIVTLDEQGDRIFVRSNKGGIQSRLRLAFQEKDVSFISGHDLLHTSVYSRLENDLPQLCGLVPVSFDFSTNREDDYLRRVCPYVTYAFFSGSDLSESECGELAKTAHGYGAKMVCMTRGGQGAILSAGDRVYHQPIVEADIIDTLGAGDSFIAGFLTAFCVKQDITYALRQAAETAAKTCGVYGAFGYGYPYRLEDGGSSEKTRIL
- the frlM gene encoding fructose-amino acid permease (Evidence 2b: Function from indirect experimental evidences (e.g. phenotypes); PubMedId: 12618455, 15849754, 16850406, 15556630, 21347729; Product type t : transporter), with the protein product MLPQKKTDSFRLEPVPDQHIEVKDKPRRKWYIGETSVWVFLFLYLIAIAYPLLWMVMSAFKNSDDIFEHSWSLPSSWHPENFVSAWNQGISSYFMNSVIVTALTCVITVFISAWAAYGLSRFEFKGKGFFLVLCLGGLMLTPQVSLVPLYSIIQSLGLYNTYWALILPYAAYRIPFTIILIRSYFLSISKELEEAAYLDGCTSFGVFFRIFLPMSVPILVTSGILTAYHTWNEFMFAIIFIDDENLRTIPAGLMQFRDALQTDWGVLLAGLTISAAPIIILFLLMQKYFVRGIASGSVKG
- the frlR gene encoding FrlR transcriptional regulator (GntR family) (Evidence 1a: Function from experimental evidences in the studied strain; PubMedId: 21347729, 21398478, 24673833; Product type r: regulator), which produces MLNNGSSTPLYIQLKQIITDDIKKGVYSPTAKLPTENELCTKYNVSRITVRKAILDLVEEGYLIRQQGKGTFVKSPKLKRELIAVNGYSEFMESTGKKPKHHVLSHDIIPASKPIAEKLQIQPESPVVELKRILYNDDQPLTFEVTHYPLDLFPGIDTFIADGVSMHDILKQQYKVVPTHNTKLLNVVYAQQEESKYLDCDIGDALFEIDKTAFTSNDQPIYCSLFLMHTNRVTFTINSPYT
- the pucF gene encoding allantoate amidohydrolase (Evidence 2a: Function from experimental evidences in other organisms; PubMedId: 11344136, 17362992, 25020232; Product type e: enzyme); the protein is MEKQKLSVKNSITDYIEWLAQYGASADGGVTRLLYTKEWMDAQLAVKTEMSSFGLETRFDDVGNVFGRLSGTQSPDEVIVTGSHIDTVINGGKYDGAYGVLAAMLALKQLKETYGAPKKTLEAVSLCEEEGSRFPMTYWGSGNMTGVFSEQDAKEPRDESGVSLQTAMHESGFGKGVFQSAYRTDISAFVELHIEQGKTLEMSGRDLGIVTSIAGQRRYLVTLEGECNHAGTTSMKWRKDPLAASSRIIHELLLRSDELPDELRLTCGKITAEPNVANVIPGRVQFSIDIRHQHQHVLEQFHQDMVALINGICLQKGIRAVIDEYMRIEPVPMDERLKAAAFETALENGFSCEEMVSGAGHDAQMIGRRYPACMLFVPSRGGVSHSPKEYTSARQLEIGVRALTDLLYKLAY
- a CDS encoding hypothetical protein (Evidence 5: Unknown function) encodes the protein MNKLSWRGDVRGTDENRNAGSPQKQDLKIWKQEISASSKGTNLQF